The Methanolobus sp. WCC4 genome includes the window AGCCGGTGATGCTATGCCAGCTATCCAATCCCTGTAATGTAATGTTGCCAGTCGTGAGGTCAAGGTCCCATATGCCGGCACGTGTTGCCTCAAGTGCCATATCCAGCATTTCGGTCCTGCTTTGCAACTTCATTTCTGCTTCTTTTCTTTCAGTTATGTCCTGGAGGGTCCCAACTACGATATTCCTGTCATCCAGATATTCTGCTATGGAATGTATGTGGCGGATAGCTCCATCGATCGGTCTTTTGATACTGAATTCTACATAGTATGGTATTTTACTTGTGACAAGCTCGCTAAGCTTTCTGTCAAGCATATGTCGGTATTCCGGTAATGCAAACGATTGCACTTCTTTTATTGAAACATCCCTGCTCAGTGTTCCGTAAATTTTATGTGCTTCCTCGGAGGCATGCACCTTGCCTGTGTTAAGGTCGAATTCCCAGCTGCCGGTGTTCCCTATCCTCTGAGCTTCACTGAGTTGTTTTTCCCTCTTGAGTAACTCTTCTTTTTCAAATTTCCTTTCAAATGCACTGGTCATTATGTCGCTTATGACAGTCAGCAATGAGATCTGTTCTTGTGTCCATTCATGCTTTCTTTTAATGGAATTGAAACCCATGTACCCAAACATCTTGCCATGCATTTTCATGGGTATGCCTAAAAATGACCGAATGGAATATTTTAAAAGTTCTGCCTTTTCAATATCTGCTTCTGGTGAGAGGTCTTCTGTATCTGGTATGTGGACTACATCCATTTCAGTGACGTTCTTTTTGAACCACGGATATCTTTCCAGAGGAGTAATGTGTTCTTTCCCTACGAGGTCATTTATTCCGTGTGCCGACCAGATATATCTGGTCTTCATTTCTTTTTTGTCACTGGAAAGGAAGGATATGTAGGCCCTGTCAACATCGAATAATGATCCACATTTCTTCAGGGTAAATTCAATCGTATTGTCAAGGTCTTCATCAGTCCCACTCAAAAAAGAAGTTGATATCTCTGACACCGTCCTCTGGAAATCCAGCTGGAATTGAAGTTCTTCCTCCGTTCTTTTGCGTTCGAGCAAATGACCGATCTGCCGGGTATATATCTCGATGAGCTCTTCGTTATCGAACGTTCTGCCAGCTTCCATTATAAGTATAAAGTAACCGATTGTGTAGTTCTCTCTGAAAATGTTAGCAATTATTGCCTCTCCGATGTTGAACGTCTTTTCTATAAGGAGTATTGGTCCTTCTGGATAGATGTCTTTTGTAAGTTCATGTATTGCAGAGAAGCGGATTATGTTCCTGTTCTTTATTCTTTCTTCAAGGACTGGCTCTATCTGCCATTCTTTTCCCTTTAACTGAAAACCCAGTAGTTTACAGGCCTTTTCAATGTTACTGCTGTTAGCTGATAGTGCTAATGTAAAATAGGAATTGGTTCTTTCTTCGAACTTGATGAATACTCCATATTTTGCACCGGCTATATTCACAAGATCATCGGTTATCTTCTGGTAATCAATGTTGCTGACTGGTGTCTGGAAGAGTTCCTCTGAAGAAGTTCCAAGTTTCCTGAGTTTCAGCTTGTCCTCTATTCTATTTTTCATTGATTACTCCTTCATTGGATAATTTATGCTCCGGGAAGACTTTCTGTATATGATGTGTGCATATGTTGTCCGTTAGTTCAAAAGAGTAATCTGTTTATTATAGAAATACTTAATCATTTTCGATTGTGAACAATATAGATCTCATTTCCAAAATTATCAGTATATTCAAAATGTGGTCACGATCACGCTTTAAGGGATACTTTAATTGTTATCTATTCCATTGGCCTGGTCAATCTAGTATGTAAGCCTTATATGTGGATATTATATATTATGTACTATAATAGTAAGGTGTGATCAATTCAACAAAGGCCTGTCGCGTATGAAATACCAACCATCGTTCCTGGAAAATACAGAAGCTATCTCTGAAGTAGTAGGGGAGATCCTGCTCACAGCTATTGCAGTGATCGCATTCTCCGTTGTAGCTGTGTCTGTATTCTCATATATGGACCCTCAGGAACAGGTTCATGCAGACATTCAGGGATGGGTGGATGTGGATTCCGACACAGTGTACCTGCGTCATGCTGGTGGTGAGAGGGTCGATATCATAAAGACACGGGTCCTGCTGGATATCAACGGGACCAGAAGAGAGGTTTCCTCCAGTGAACTGGAAACAATTAAAGGGAGTGATATATGGGATCTTGGTGAGACCATACTTATCAACACTTCCCAATTATGGTCTGTGGACATAGGCGAGGATGATAATGTAGCTCTGATAATGCTGACCACTAACTCTAATCTTGTGATCAAGAGCGGTACTCTTCTTGGTGAGGATCAGGGAGTTGGTTCATATTCAGGTGGAAGTGGCAATGGTACAGGTCCAACAGCTCCGATACTTTCGGGCCAGAACCCATTGACACCTTATGGTAGCACTACATCGGACGTGGTTACTTTCAGTGCTACCAGCAGCCAGTCTTCATTCAATGAGTTCCTGCTGGATGGCGTGCACATTGCATGGTCCAACGGAACCAGTCCATCGTACACGAACACCACACCTGCTGCCGGAACATATACAGTCACATTGCTGGCAAAGAATACCACTGACACTTCATTGACAGACTCACTGATATGGACATGGACGGTCACTGCGTCTACTCCGACTCCGTCTGCTCCGGTACTTTCAGGTCAGAACCCCTCCACACCTTATGGAAGTACTACATCGGATGCAGTTACTTTCAGTGCAGTCAGCAGCCAGTCCTCGTACAATGAGTTCCTGCTGAATGGTGTTCACCTTGCATGGTCCAACGGCACAAGTCCATCATACACGAACACCACCCCTGCTGTTGGGACATATACGTTGACGCTTATTGCCAGTAATACCACCAATACTTCATTGACGGACTCACTGACATGGACGTGGACTGTGACAGCACCTGCTCCGTCAATATCCTCGGGAACAAACATGCTTCTGGAGAAGATTCAGAAGGGCGGATACATCGCAGATGGTGACTATCTTAAATTTATAACAGGTGGAGGTGGCAGTTCCATAACTATAGATGGCAACAATATCGATATAGAGAATAACAATAATGTCATGCTTGTTATGAATGGCCAGCAGACTTCGGGTGAGATGGATATCGGTTTCTCAGGTGGATCCCGGAGTATAACTACCTATAGTTTCAATGTAGATCTCTATCTTAATGGTGTCCTGACAGATACAGGTGACATTACCAGTATTGACATCAGTAAAGCAGATAATATTGAATCAACGCTCTCATACTACTTGCCATCGTATCTTTCCGAAACATACCTGAGTACGGATGGAGACATCAATATTATTATTGACCGTTCTCCTGATAATGGCTCTGAGATTCAGTTCTATAATATAACACCTACCAGTGACTCCAGTCTCAGAATGCAGTTTGATCCGACTTATACTTATATAGGTGGCTTCGATGCAAACTATACGATCGGATGACCATCTTTAGCCACAGGTTTCCGTTCAAAAAAGTATATTTTCCTGCTTCAGTGCTGGTTAAAGATCAGTATGTTTCGTGCAGGTGGAGTCACGGAACATTCCTGCTACAATTGTGTAGTTGAAGAATTCAAGGATATCTTCGCCCATTGAAGCGATCTCTCCCACTGAGAGAACTCCTTCGGGGATGATGCGTATGTTCCTGTTCTCCATTCTTTTTTTAATTGTTTTTAGCTCTTCTGTGAAATTATCCTGAAGATAAATGGACCTTCCAACACATTCTATAACAAGACAATGCTTATGATCGGTCTGGTTGCTGGTGAAACAATCGTCAAGCACCCTTTCTGCAGAACGGACGAATCTGGCAGTGTCCCCTTTCATTATATTGAGTACTGCATTCTCCGGCATGTCCCCTGCACAGATCAGATGACCTTCATCATTTGTCTGAACCACCACTCTCAGAAGGTCTTCATGGTCCTCGAGATAGATACCTAAAGGATGGTGGGCTGATATTTCAAGGAAATTATCGTCTTTTATTTCTATTTTCCCATGGGATTCTACTGCTTTTTTATAGACTTCAAAGGCATTTCTCCAGTTCAGCTCTTTTACAACATTGCCTTCGCTTTTTGTCACGACCAGTGGACCGATCGCTTTTTCCCATCCATGATGTACGCCAAGGTCGCAGTGCATGTTGAGGAGGGTTATTACAGCAGCGTCCTCAAAAAAACCATCAGGGGTAAAAATAATCGGTTCAGGTCTGTTTTCGACAAACCCGGCACCGCAGCCAATATATTCAATAGAATCTGCGAAAAGGCTGAAAAGGGACGAGAGTAAAGATGATGTTTTAGGAGAGGCACCGTTCACAATAATGAATGCCGTAGTACTTTTATCACAAACTGACCTGAGTGGCTTCAGCAGTTCTTCCATATCCTTTAACGATCTGCCGTTATCATGTACCAATATCGGTGGCTGCATCACAGGCAGTATCTTAATTATTGCACCGGTATCATGTTTTTCCGAACCGTGTAACAGTCCGGGGAATATCCCGCCGACAAATTCGATATTTCTCTCGTTGAGTTCAGATATCAGGGTCTCGATGTCAGGTATCTGATGCTCGGAAAGCATTATGAAAGCTGTCTCGTTCTTCTTGATGCCAGATCCCTCGATCGTGCTAACGATCGTCTGAACAGTTG containing:
- a CDS encoding FIST C-terminal domain-containing protein, which gives rise to MYIPEATVQTIVSTIEGSGIKKNETAFIMLSEHQIPDIETLISELNERNIEFVGGIFPGLLHGSEKHDTGAIIKILPVMQPPILVHDNGRSLKDMEELLKPLRSVCDKSTTAFIIVNGASPKTSSLLSSLFSLFADSIEYIGCGAGFVENRPEPIIFTPDGFFEDAAVITLLNMHCDLGVHHGWEKAIGPLVVTKSEGNVVKELNWRNAFEVYKKAVESHGKIEIKDDNFLEISAHHPLGIYLEDHEDLLRVVVQTNDEGHLICAGDMPENAVLNIMKGDTARFVRSAERVLDDCFTSNQTDHKHCLVIECVGRSIYLQDNFTEELKTIKKRMENRNIRIIPEGVLSVGEIASMGEDILEFFNYTIVAGMFRDSTCTKHTDL
- a CDS encoding type IV pilin N-terminal domain-containing protein; this encodes MKYQPSFLENTEAISEVVGEILLTAIAVIAFSVVAVSVFSYMDPQEQVHADIQGWVDVDSDTVYLRHAGGERVDIIKTRVLLDINGTRREVSSSELETIKGSDIWDLGETILINTSQLWSVDIGEDDNVALIMLTTNSNLVIKSGTLLGEDQGVGSYSGGSGNGTGPTAPILSGQNPLTPYGSTTSDVVTFSATSSQSSFNEFLLDGVHIAWSNGTSPSYTNTTPAAGTYTVTLLAKNTTDTSLTDSLIWTWTVTASTPTPSAPVLSGQNPSTPYGSTTSDAVTFSAVSSQSSYNEFLLNGVHLAWSNGTSPSYTNTTPAVGTYTLTLIASNTTNTSLTDSLTWTWTVTAPAPSISSGTNMLLEKIQKGGYIADGDYLKFITGGGGSSITIDGNNIDIENNNNVMLVMNGQQTSGEMDIGFSGGSRSITTYSFNVDLYLNGVLTDTGDITSIDISKADNIESTLSYYLPSYLSETYLSTDGDINIIIDRSPDNGSEIQFYNITPTSDSSLRMQFDPTYTYIGGFDANYTIG